The genomic interval GCATTGCACACCAACACGCCGCAAATGGGGGAGGTGCAAATGCTACGCCCCGACGAGCGATTTTTGGACGCCTACGCCGCGCCCTTGTCCGTCGGCGGCAAAACGATCGGCGTTTTGCTGGTCGCCCGTGACCTGACGGAGTTGAAGCGGTTGGAACAAGTCCGCAAGGATTTTGTCGCCAATGTGAGCCACGAATTGCGCACGCCCATCGCCACGCTGCGGTCACTGACGGAAGCGTTGTTGATGGGCGGCAAAGACGACCCTGAAGTGCGCGACAACTTTTTGAACGCCATCGCGGAAGAGACGGAGCGGATGGAACGGTTGTTGGATAACTTGCTGGCGCTGGCGCAAATTGAGTCGGGCAAGCGGGCTTGGCTGCACCAAACCGTTGCAGTTGCGGAAATTGTCGCGCAAGTCGTTGAGCGTTTTCGTCCCACCGCATCGCAGAAAGGGTTGCGGATGTTCACTGAGGTTGATGCAGGGTTGACAGTGACCACTGACCCTGATGCGTTGGTGCAAATTTTGAGCAACCTCATGGACAACGCCGTCAAATACACGCTGCAAGGCGAAATTACCGTCACAGCGGAGCGCATTGAAACGGTGGACGGCGCATGGGTTGTCATCAGCGTGCGAGACACGGGCGTCGGAATCCCGCCGGAACATTTGCCCCGCATTTTTGAGAGGTTTTACCGCGTGGACAAAGCCCGCAGTCGCCAACGGGGCGGCTTCGGGTTGGGCTTGAGCATCGCCAAACACTTGGCGGAAAATTTGGGCGG from bacterium HR17 carries:
- the resE_3 gene encoding Sensor histidine kinase ResE; amino-acid sequence: MKPLVTIGNRANAPATVKPAMHGDFKQRSLVLWLIATLIGVSVGVMTAAWLDISLTKATGLAVAATLSASAAFAFFARSFVESLQQLKVALQKGEEPNALLLQELGALGEALAAAWQRWSTTVTQLREEQALLQAMLKRMAEAVVVADEHGNILLINPAAEQLFHSKAPTQRRVAELRLPFELLELMQRALHTNTPQMGEVQMLRPDERFLDAYAAPLSVGGKTIGVLLVARDLTELKRLEQVRKDFVANVSHELRTPIATLRSLTEALLMGGKDDPEVRDNFLNAIAEETERMERLLDNLLALAQIESGKRAWLHQTVAVAEIVAQVVERFRPTASQKGLRMFTEVDAGLTVTTDPDALVQILSNLMDNAVKYTLQGEITVTAERIETVDGAWVVISVRDTGVGIPPEHLPRIFERFYRVDKARSRQRGGFGLGLSIAKHLAENLGGTITVQSQVGKGSTFAVWLPAG